GGGAGCCCACGCTGAGTCGCAGGCGCTCCACTTCTCGAGGCTTTGCCTTGAAGGTCCCGCCTCCTTCCTGTTGTTAATTAAGCAAGGAAAACACATAGCAATGACATTATTGTCCTATTTAAATATCCCTATTATATAATGAAAGAAATTTATTTTCCCCATGCAGCAAAATAAGCAGTCTCAATTGGAGCACGAGAAGGTTCACCTGAGGCCTGACTGCCGCTTTGCTGTTGGACTTCCGAGAGCGCACAGAAGATGGCGGGGCAGACGGTGGCCAGGGGCTGGCAGGACTCATGTCCACCGGTTGCAAGccctcttcttcctcactgGAGAGCTCGTCTGACGCGCCAAAGCCAGACTTTCTTTTGCTCTGTGACGATATTGATTTAGATTCCAAGCACTTAAGACAATCTACTGATGACAATACCATTCTCTTGGGTCGTTGGACGTCCTCAAACTGCGATGAGTGTTGCTGTTCCTTGGCCTCGCTGTCATTCTTCTCATCCAATTTCTTAGAACCCCTGCCCTTCCGAGGCCTGACCGAGACAGAAAAGAAAGCAAGGCAAGCGTCTACTTTAGAACCCAAGGTGGTTGGATGAAGTCCACAGTAACTCACCTCCTCCTGCGGGTCGGATTGCTGCCGCTGTTGCAGTTGCTGACGACGGGAGCGCCCGCGGGCCAGCGGTTGCACTCGGTGGACACAATCTGGCAATGCACGGTGCCCAGGAGCAGCATAAGGCACAAGGGCCCGAACGCCTCACTGGCACTTGCCCCGGGGACCTCCACATAGAGTACCACAGCAGCCACTGCAGAGGAAGAGTGACATGGAAATGATCAAATGGTTATCGGGCAGAATATCAAAATCTAGGTCTTTCCGAGGTGCTCAGATGTGAAGATCAATTactgtattaaaaataaaaaaaagcagcccTACTCTGTAATCTGTTGTATTTATTGTCAGGGTAGGACATAGCCAACCTTGCATAAAGTACAGCAGCAGAATGCACGAGGAGATGGGCTTGGAGGTGACCTGGATCCACCACGGAAAGAAGAAGGGGAACAGCAGCACGCGGACCAAACCCTTCCGAGTCAATGCTGTCCAGGGACTCTGCGGTTTGGCCTTGCTGAACGTCGACCCTGCAAAGGGCGAAGCAATGACGGCTCAGAATGCGATACGGTAATTTGGCAACTTGGACTCTAACCTCGGACTAAGTCAACATCGATGAGGTCTGACTTGATGTGGCCGGTCTTTCTGGGTTTACTGTCCAAATCCTAGTGGAGAGAGAGAACTTGGATTTAGGAACACCCAGCAATCTCATCTTGTTTTTCTCCTTATCTTACATTTAAATCTGTCTGCTCCAGAGACTTCTCCCACACTTGTTGATCGTAGGCGCCAATCTGTGGcatcaacaacattttattttaccgAAGAGAAAAATCATTCAAACAGTTCTTAGCTTCATTATGACGTTTTTGCGCTGCCACTTTTATACATCCGCATACCCACCTTCTCTTGATACCAGGATATTCTGGCCATTGTGTTTTGTTGCTGAAAACACTGGTCCCAGAGTCAGCTCGTTTCACAGAGTACACAGACGAGCTGAGGACAGGAAAACACCACGAAACAAACAGGAGGGCTGACGATGAACTCACTGAACTTAACCGGGACGTATTTTATTAAGCGATCTTGCAGGATATGTGACTAAGGCTAGGCAACAGGTAACCCGGAAAACAGGCCGTGTCGGCTTGCTAGCAAAGGCGTTAAACTTACCTTACAAGAATGGCAGGGTTGGCACATTTTGGAAGACGCTATGTAATCATTACACGATATTGTTATTGCTCTTTGATGTGCAATTGTTATCCTAAAGTTTTGTAATCCATATTTCAGTGCTCCAGAGTTGGATCGGGGCGTTGGCTTCAACGGTCCTCGACGCAAACATGAACCAAACTATACGAATGTCATTAAAAAGCGTTTACAGTTTACCCAGTAGTCATAATGAGTTTATCTCGGGCTTTCCGTAGCATCCTTCAGTTTTCACAACAGTGCGAATCTTCCGCTTTTCTTTTCCGGGTTTGTGGTCAGCGTTATATATTTCCTAATGTTTGCTTGTCAGGCGAATTTGCTGCACTTTAAGAACTACAATAGAAATGTTCCCGATAAAATGATGATAAATAACTGAATAATAGGGTATAACAAGAAAAACCCATTTTCTTTTACGACTCAACACACTTATTGGAATCACGCAGTTTGCAAGGCAAGAGACATTTATTGCCTCTCAGACAAAGTCGAGGATTTCATACGGTAATTCTTTGACCAATCAGAGAGAAGCATGAAACAATACCATTGCGTCTGCTTTACGTCCTCGGTTTACGACAGGGCCGACATACGACATTTCGAGTTTCCGGCCTGCTTTAtgtttaatatttattatttctgaCATAGAAATATTTTAATACAGGTATTGAACATCTGCGTACTACAGTTAGTACGTTAGTGAAGACAAATCTAAAtttgatttgtgttttattttgtctttatgcCGTAACTCTGaccaaaaacaatatttacaaCATACATCAGAATAAATGGTGCAATAAACTAATTGTTTAAGATTGTGGGTTCCCACTTAATAGCTAAGCCAGTAAAGCTTAGAGACAGAGCAGTTGATGGGTCATAATAGTCTATCATAAAAGAAAGTCATTTGTCGTGTGACTCTTGAGTGTCAGTTGACGCCAACTTGTCCTGCTCGGCGGCACACATAATCTTGTTCTTGACCTTCTTGTTGGAGAAGATGATAAAGTACGGACTGAGGAATGCATAACAGGAGGAAAAGAACACCCTCATGTCCGCCACCACTGGAGACACCTTGGCCTCGGTCAGCATGTAGATCCAGATCACATTATCGATGCCGAAAAAGAAGACGTACAGGACCACCAAGGTGATCACAGTTTTGCCCGCTCGGGTCTCAGCCGGATGGGAGCGACGGATGCCTCTCACCTGCCGTCTGTGGCGGTGAAGAAGCAACAGAATGTAACCACTAGAGCCTAACATCAACGCCACAAAGGCGAAATCCCTTCCAGACACCGCTACCCCGTTGATAACGTAGGATAAGCTGTCTCTGAAGTCCACGTGGCAGAAACCCAAGTTGAGCGTGAAGGCTGGGACGGTGCCGTTGCGCGGCGCCATAGAGAAAAATGGAGCTGCGATGCATATAGCCATGTTGAGCAACCACAGTCCGGCAAAAGTAGGGAGGACCAGGGTGGGAAGTGCTGGCTTCAGCCTGGACAAGTGAGGCCCGGCGGGGGCGATGGTGACCGCCTGGAACACGCTGAGCATGCAGGTGATGCACACGGACAGCGCCCGACCAATTCGATAGCCGTAAATCACCACCTTGCAGCCCGCGTTGTCCAGCAGGTCGACGAGGCCGAACACCGTCATGGTCTGGGGCACGCAGCGGGTCAGCAGGAGCAGGAGGTTGGCAAAGGCCAGGTGGCACAGGATCATGTCCACGGGAAGGAGTTTGCGCTCGCTGTAGAGGATAGTGGCGTAGGCCAGCAGCACCACGGTGTTCCCCAGGATGCCCATTCCTGTTTGCAAGAGGAAGGAGACGCCTTTGATGGTCACGCACAGGTCCATGCCACCGTGGCCTGGACCAGGATTTTGGGTTCAAGCAGACTTCCTGAAAGGCACACCAACAATCTCACCTGAGCAAGCGGCCAACGGGCTGATTGCGTTAATCAACTCTTTAACATTGCACTGGATGGCTTTTATAGCCTCCCATCTCCCAATGGAGATCTTTGAGTTCAACAGTTTCGATTAAATTAATTTGGCAAATTAAAACCACGAAGCAGAGGGGACGACGCTCTGGGAATATTTATGATATTATATTTATTCCTAATTATGTTGAAGGTGCTTACTGCTTTGTTTTCCGGCCAAATTAAACGGAAAACTTGTTTCAGTAGTTCAAGTCAAAAAGTGACACTTGTATATAATACAAAGAactatttttatcttttatctagattttattttatataattgTGAAGGTTATGGCTCACAGATCATGATAATTCCTAATTAAtcattaaaatataaataaaaataaaatataaagatataataaaataaaaagattcatcattaaaatataacatttataaaaaaaaaatcactatttAGTTATGGACCTGCATGCAACTCTGTACGCAATGTATGAGTATCTTTTGCATGAGTATCTTTGGTGCACATCAATCTCCTCAAGTCTTCTAATGACAATCCCCACAAGAGTGACATTCTTCAAATCAGAGGACTCAAACAATGTTGTCACACTTGACAATAGTGCCACGAGCGCTCTCATCCTCTTCACATCCTGTTTCAGACGCAGAGGAGCGAGACAATTAGTGAGAACAACACATGTTGCAATTCATTGGGGACGCGGGGACAACCTGTTGTTGTTATTCATCGAAAGGTTGTCATTAATTCAACTTATAATTGTTCCACGTTCGCACCATCAGGTCATTATTGCATGTTTGCGTTGCTGCTCATTTGTCGAGAAATTTCGTTCTCTAGGGAGAGATGTTATGTTCACTTGTGTGCGTTTTACATGTTTAGAGAGCTCATTAAAATGGCAAGTTCAAGCACGTTCTTTCATATACTTTGGGTAAGGTCTATGACCCATGAGAATATTTCATCTGACCTGCAATGTAATTTagaaacaatataaaaaaagtgattgttaaaaaaaaaaaaaaaaagaaaacggtgAAATATTTAACTCTCTAATGCTTGTACCTCcaaagttattattttttttccaggcaaCCCCAAAAATGGCACCTTTTCTCAAATATTATCCTTGAATGGTCTAAGAAGGCAAGTCATCTTCAACACTTGCAATATTGCAATACAAATGTGGACTGACCAACCGTATAGATTTGTAAAatgaataattaataatgataaaatTTGGGTCAAATAAGAGGTTTCAGCCCGATGTCATCGTTTTAACATTACGGCCCTCAaaggccttgtttttatttttttttaaaaacaaagccTAACAAAATCTAACCCAAAGGTCTTCATGGATAGGTGGGGAGTTTGATTGcgaaatatgaaataaattaGGTGAACTTAGCCACTTGCAAACTGATGCTGAAAAATGAGTTTGTGCTTGTGTGACTCTCACGCTGGACCCATTCTACTGTACTAGTTTctgaaaaatgaacaaaatatactgtatattcAATTCACAATATTCCATCATGATTGTTGACAACTGAGGCCAAGTTCcctcccacccacacacacgttttgttgttttgtgtaaCTCTATGAAAAGTCTTCAGGAGGAAAGTGACACAAACGGAATCTCGGAAGTCTTAGAATTACAAGTACGTGCAAATGTTTTGACATTATGAAAAAATGAACTTGTGATCTGGTTAGCACAAATATATACAGCAGTGTGAGTAATCATTattaaatatatgtatttattttaaatgaaactGATTCAGTCTGGTCAGGCATAGCTCAAACCTCATTCCTTGGGCTTCCTAAATCAACACTTGGGAGGGCTGCAGTTTCCATGACGCAAGCAAGAAGGTTCAAGGTGGATTTGgttttattgtactttattcttgGAAATATACATCTGATTTCATTcagcaaacattttcttttagaGCTTCACATCAAGTTGGTTCATCATTGTGACAAAGACTTACTGGATAAATTCAcaagttcattttatttttattgaccaGTCTACAAAGTGCAgtgacaaacaaatacatagacAATGTTTTGAAGACATTTTGTAAAGGTAATATTGATAGTTCAGCTCACTGACAGAAGGTCTAGGAAAACAATTTTGCTCAAGACTTCATTTCAACTCCTGAGTGTCCATTGATGCTGGCTGGTCCTGCTCAGCCTGACACACAATTTTGTTCTTGACCTTCTTGTTGGAAGAAATGATGAAGTAAGGGCTGAGAAACGCATAGCAGGAGGAGCAAAATACCCTCAAGTCCGCCACCATGAGGGACACCTTGGCCTCGGTCAGCATGTAGATCCAGATCACGTTATCCACGCCGAAGAAGAAGACGTACAGGACCACCAGGGTGACCACCGTTTTGGCCGCCCTGGTCTTTGCCGGATGGGGGCGACGGAGGCCTCTCATCTGGTAGCTGTGACGGTGGAGAAGGAGCAAGATGTAACAGCTGGACACCAACATCAGGGCCACCACGGAAAAATCCCTTCCGGAGACAATAACCCCTTGGATGATGTAGAGCATGCTGTCTCTGAAGTCCATGAAGCAGAAGCCCAGGTTGAGCGTGAAGGTACGGGCGGTGCTATTGCGTGGAGCCGTGGAAAAGAGAAGGGCTGGAACGTATATGATCATGTTGAGCAACCACAGCCCGGCGACGGTGGGGAGCACCAGGGCAGGAAGGAAAGACTTGAGCCTGGACAAGCTTGACCCGGCGGGGGCGATGGTGACCGCCTGGAACACGCTGAGCATGCACGTGATGCAGATGGACAACGCCCGGCCGATGCGGTAGCCGTAAATGACCACCTTGCAGTGGGAGTCGTCCAGCAGATCGGTGAGGCCGAAGACCGTCATGGTCTGGGGAATGCAGCGGATGGTCAGGATCATCAGGTTGGCAAAGGCCAGGTGGCACAGGATCATGTCCACGGGAAGGAGTTTGCGCTCGCTGTAGAGGATACTGGCGTAGGCCAGCAGCACCACGGTGTTCCCCAAGATGCCCATTCCTGTTTGCAAGAGGAAGGAGACGCCTTTGATGGTCACGCACAGGTCCATTCCACCCAGGCCAGGACCAAAGCAGGCAGAGAAACACACCTGCTTTGAAATGCACCACGAGAACCTTGAGCAGCTCCTAAAGCATGCTCACCTGAGCAAGGGTATGGCACACAACTCTTAAAGGCCTGCATGACAATATTTATAGCCTCAAATGTCCTTGGAGATCTCATTTGCCTGGAGTGtccgttaaaaaaaacaaaaaaaaaacctcacagacaaacagagaaaaaaataattggtcATCTCAACGGAAATGTGTGGCCTGACACACATAGGCGCCGAAGGGAATACGCTTGATCTGGATCATCCCCATTTCTCGGAAGGAGCAGTTTTGGACTTAATCGAAAGAGTGGCCAAGGCTTACATAAAGCCGTCTTGGTATGAAAATTGCTAAGAAGCTAACCCATCGCAGCAAGAAGCACATTTAGGAACATTGATGTGAACAAACGTTGACTGATGTCACAAATATTAATAAGaatatgggaggaaaccggagcaccAAGgggaaacccacgcgggcccggggagaacatatCCATATAACCGTATGGACGGGCCTATCCATCGTTCTTCAATCGAGACATATTTAATTTCACGAGGTTTGTCGGGAAATACTATGCCAAAGTATCTATatggacggacgggcgggcggatggatggatagatggacggatgaattagatggatggatgtggccTGACTTCCACCCTTCCACAATGTGGCGATATGATTAACCCGAAAGCTAGAACTGTATTTTATTGCGCGCCATTTGTTTGTTGGCTATTTCGTCAGTTACTTCTCAAAAATAGGTCAATGTCATTGCGAGCGGACGTGGTCGAATCCAAAAAATGAAACCGCACTGGCCTTGAATGGAGCCATCAGGAGACTTCCACATCCTTTGTGCTATTATGCTCGGTGACGCAGAGCAGCAGGACAATTAACGCGCTAACAATTTGTGTTGAACCCGTTGGGGAGCGTCAAcctgttatttttattcattgaaaCCTCTTGCCTAACAATACAAGGTAATTATATTCCCTTTGCTGAtcatttgtaatgtttttttttgtttaattgaaGCTTCTTTAGTCTAGGGACAGGGTTGTGTAATTTTTTTGATGTGTTTACATGTTCTGAGATCTCATTAAAATGGCAAGTTCAAGCACGTCTTTCTCACTAGAACAATTACAATCAAGGCTAGCTGAATGATGTAAACATGCGGTAATGATGCAAATCATGGGTTGTGAATGCTGAAATTTAAAtctaaagtattacaatttaAACATTCAAAAAGCTCAATGATAAGAAATGTAAAAATCAAAAAGTTGTCGTTTTACAAAGATGATTGAAAAACTGGGGGCCTTCATTTAATAATATTTGCATTTAGGTTGCATTTTGCAGCACTGCGTCACAGGGagagctgtttctaatattttggttaTTTTACACAACAGTTCAaatgaccattttttttccgaATCATTTTTTCAACTTCACTCTTATCATTCTTGTGGGCCTTCTATAAGCTGCCCAGAGATTTAAGGAAGCCGCATATAAGACTGTTTTTTCCATACCCATGTGatgaaatgaacaaaaattGATTTTCAAACTTTAGAAAAACTTATTTAAACTTATTTAAGGCATCACTtcaattgattttgttttgaaaatatacACGTTTTTCCTCAAAAATATACACCAAATATTCACTTAAAATAAGAATTTTCATTTTGTAGTGTACATTTATTTCAGTCCTGTGTGACCTTAATACTCCATTCTCGGTCTTAATTCTCATTTAGAGTTAGAGAAATCGGTAAACGGCTGCAATCGCCTCCGAAAGTTGCACGACATGTTTGGTTGGCATAGTTGAGTAGTCAAAGTAtgctctcatcatcatcatcatcaacaaatGGTGTCCGTATGATGCCTCTGAGGGGACAGAAGCAGTCATCTGGATTGATCTCAATTAATTGCCATAACAGTGCAGAAGCTCAACCTCCGTCCGTGCAGGCTATAAGAGGACAAACAGGGGGCACACCGGGGTCCACACTGCCAGCCAAGCGGCTGCGTTAGGTGAGTGGGCAAATATGACTGGAGGCTGAAATGTGGACATTTTTACCTTTACTTCTAAAATTACTTCATTTTATAATAGAGAATATTTCAAAACTCTTAAAAACTTCATTCCCAGTGATACAATCCaaacatttttacaatttttttctaTTAGAACAAACTTTTGAAAAATGTccacattttcaattttttgaAGAATCATGAAAGGTTTTTGCAAACATATACAACGTTGTTCTCGGAGTATTACAATTTCTATTGACAAAGACCTTTTAGACCtgaagcatttatttatttttttaaattctcaaaACGATCCAAttctttggtgtgtgtgtgtggcagttTTGCGCAGGAATGATCTCCGAGGAGTTGGTCCGTGGGATGCTGTACCTGTCCCTGAGCGCGGTGGGCGTCCCCGGCAATCTGACGGTGATCCTGGCCTTTCTGTCGGCGCACCACCAGGACAAGCGTCTGCTGCCGGCCGACGCCATCGTGCTTCACCTAGCGTGCGTCAACCTGATGGTGGTGGCGGTGCGCTGTCTGCTGGAGACTCTGGCGTCATTCCGTCTGGCCTCCGTCTTCAACGACGCCGGCTGCAAAGGCGTTATCTTCGTGTACCGCACGTCGCGCTCCCTCTCCATCTGGCTCACCTTCGTCCTGAGCGCCTATCAGTGTTTGAGCGCCGCTCAGCCCGGCTCACGCTGGGCCTCCGTCCGTACCTGGCTGGCTCGCCACTTGGGCCTGGTGTTCTTCGTCCTCTGGCTGATCAACACGTGCATGAGCTCAGCCGGCATTCTCTTCTCCTTCGGGGCCAGGAACGCCTCCATCCCGACCAGGCACGGCATCAACGTGCAGTTTTGCTTTGTCCATTTCCCCTCCAAACTCTCCAAGGATAGCAACGGAGCAGCCCAGATAGGCAGAGACGTCGTGCCCATGGCCCTGATGGCTCTGGCCAGCCTCATCATCCTGTTCTTTCTCTACAAGCACAACCGGCAGATGAAGGACCGACGCACCGGCAGTGGATCGGAGCGGAGGGCGGCCAAAGCCGTGGTGTCCCTGGTGACCTTGTACGTGGTCCTCTACGGGGTGGACAATGGGCTCTGGGTGTACACACTCACTTTGAGGACCACCATGAGTAGCTCGCTGGTGTCGGACCTGCGCATATTCTTCTCGTCACTCTACGCCGCCCTGAGCCCGCTTCTTATCATTGCGTTCAACAGTAAGGTGAACGGCAGGCTCGGCCGCGGCGTCGCCGTAAAGGTTGCCAAGGAGCGAGCGACGACACTCGCTAACTCTTGAGCACGAGAAATTtttctccagaaaaaaaaaaaggatttttcaTAAAGAGGAAATCTATTCTCCTAATATCGGGACGTACTTAATCCAGATCTTTTGTCAACTCAAAAATATAAAACTTTTaaaattatattaaattataaagATTTAGTTGGGAAAGATAGCATTTTTCCGCAACTTTGcttctttcaaatttgaactttttttttttaagcagaggTCAAATGCATTCTGGTATCTGATCAGCTGGGGGCGGCAGGCTTCAGGACACAATACTTAACGCACGCTATACTAAATTTGGAGTAAAACTAAAATGTTTCATATGCAGCTAGCATAACAgactgtatatatatttttaaatactatTCTTTTATTCTCATTCAAGTGACTCTCAGTTGAAGAGAATTAGGCAATGAATAAAGACATTATTAAGTATCGGTACCCATGGTATCGGTGCATCCCTATCTAATCGTGAAGGGAGTAAGTGAGGGCCAATTTGACTTGGCaatttgactttttaaactCTAATTAGTTTCTGAGAAAGCTGAAAATTTTACCTTTGGAGgttaaaacaagaaaaagaaagacattttcttttgtATGTTAAAGGGACATCGGTTGGTATGGGAATTGGATTTCAAAAAGGGTGTGGAGGATTTCATTGTGTTGTCATCATGTTTGACGGAGTGCTGGGGACATGTCATGTCATGTATCTGAGTTTTTTCTAGAATTTTGCTCACTTTGTGAATTATGTGTTGTAATCAAATTGAGGCATATGCCCAAGATGAGTATTTTTGAAGGGCCTGGCTCCCTCCCTAGCTGTGGACTGGCATCATTTTGTGCTTATGCAGAACAGTTCATGCACACATCTTGGGTCCTGCAGCAaaggtaaaaaacaaatattgaaaataacacaaaacaatctGCAGATGATAAGTTCCATGTGTCTTACCCTTCAAACCACTGAAATCTGATTGGCACAGATACACAGACTCCGGTGGAATGAAGGATAGAATACATGGATGGTTTCACGGATCGCCAAATTccaaagaaaaggaaaggggGAATAAAAACTAGGAACAGAAAGGAGTCTTCCAAACTAACATTATGTTATATAacataacaaaaaaacaaagcaaagctgacCATTTTATTTAAACTTACCTGGCAGTAACATGCATCAAATTAACGGTACTTTCTAGTTAAGTtaattagttagttagttaagtTAATTGATAAATGAGAttagcacacacatgcacgcgagcacgcacacacaaaaacagcaaaatGGCAGCTACTTGGAGGACCTCTCAAGGCTGAAGTAAATCCCAGTGGCTGTCTGTTTACCTGTGcaaggtacaggcttttttgtCCGCCGTTCCCACCAATGATGTGGCGCCATTGCTAACAAACACCGCCCTTGACCCACGCCCCCCTGCTGGCAGGCCACACccaaagtgtgtgtgtaattattttaaaaaatcttttcAAGATCACCATATATGATCATGACTTTATTCTTTTAAAACTGTTTGTCAATTATTTCCAACTACTCTTGTCCTATTAAACCTGCCAGCAATATTTATGTAAACGCTAACAAGTTTTTCCTTCAAGATAACGTCTTGACTTTCGGACTTTTCTGCAACTTCAGAAATCAGCACGTTGATGATTTGAGTGCCCGACTAATCTAAATGGAATTCCCTTTTTATGAGCATGTTggatttcaatttattttgcaCTGTCCCCgtgaaataaacaacaaaaatgaaacaatggCGGATTTGCAGCGAGGAATGTTTTTCAGCCACTTCCTTCTGCGTTTTGACTGTTGACACGGTCGTCGTGTTGCAACTCGTCTGGAATGCACCCAGAGCTCTGCAGCTCACCCTGATCCAAGAAAACGGCAACAGTGTGAACATTTTGGCCCTTTATGTCCTCATGCGCAATTTAGGCAGCAAGTCATGGTGGCTTGAACGCATGGCATAAGGCTCTTCAATCTCAAAATGGTAGAATTCTGACATTATGTGGGATGATGAAAAGAAGCCAGCCAAAAGTGCAACACTTACGTTACCAATGGGATCTAGTATGAGAGGCGCACATGAGGGGGGAGCACACTGAAGGACTGGAAGGAGCCTTTCAATTTTGAGTGAATtcttttaaaatgacatttctttTGTGGTAAAACTTATATAAATTTCTCAcataaaatgacacaaaatattcattttaaatgCTGGCAAGACATAAACAAAGCAGGCAAGTTAAAAAAAGCGCAAACTTGTGCAATCTGCACAATCTCAGATAGTGTTTCATGTACGGGCAGGAGCGGGCGGGCTGGGAGCGGGCTGGCCTTGCTGATGCCCCGAGGCCTCAGTTTGGCTTGCTTGAGCTGTTAAGAGAATTTTGTCCAGCAAGCCACTTGCACCGAGCAATGTGACAGAGGCAACAGTAAAATCCCTCTCAAGGTTGCACTCAGGTCATTAAATTGAGTAGCTCAAG
This genomic interval from Syngnathus typhle isolate RoL2023-S1 ecotype Sweden linkage group LG11, RoL_Styp_1.0, whole genome shotgun sequence contains the following:
- the LOC133162800 gene encoding olfactory receptor class A-like protein 1 translates to MDLCVTIKGVSFLLQTGMGILGNTVVLLAYASILYSERKLLPVDMILCHLAFANLMILTIRCIPQTMTVFGLTDLLDDSHCKVVIYGYRIGRALSICITCMLSVFQAVTIAPAGSSLSRLKSFLPALVLPTVAGLWLLNMIIYVPALLFSTAPRNSTARTFTLNLGFCFMDFRDSMLYIIQGVIVSGRDFSVVALMLVSSCYILLLLHRHSYQMRGLRRPHPAKTRAAKTVVTLVVLYVFFFGVDNVIWIYMLTEAKVSLMVADLRVFCSSCYAFLSPYFIISSNKKVKNKIVCQAEQDQPASMDTQELK
- the LOC133162072 gene encoding olfactory receptor class A-like protein 1; amino-acid sequence: MDLCVTIKGVSFLLQTGMGILGNTVVLLAYATILYSERKLLPVDMILCHLAFANLLLLLTRCVPQTMTVFGLVDLLDNAGCKVVIYGYRIGRALSVCITCMLSVFQAVTIAPAGPHLSRLKPALPTLVLPTFAGLWLLNMAICIAAPFFSMAPRNGTVPAFTLNLGFCHVDFRDSLSYVINGVAVSGRDFAFVALMLGSSGYILLLLHRHRRQVRGIRRSHPAETRAGKTVITLVVLYVFFFGIDNVIWIYMLTEAKVSPVVADMRVFFSSCYAFLSPYFIIFSNKKVKNKIMCAAEQDKLASTDTQESHDK
- the LOC133162799 gene encoding olfactory receptor class A-like protein 1 codes for the protein MISEELVRGMLYLSLSAVGVPGNLTVILAFLSAHHQDKRLLPADAIVLHLACVNLMVVAVRCLLETLASFRLASVFNDAGCKGVIFVYRTSRSLSIWLTFVLSAYQCLSAAQPGSRWASVRTWLARHLGLVFFVLWLINTCMSSAGILFSFGARNASIPTRHGINVQFCFVHFPSKLSKDSNGAAQIGRDVVPMALMALASLIILFFLYKHNRQMKDRRTGSGSERRAAKAVVSLVTLYVVLYGVDNGLWVYTLTLRTTMSSSLVSDLRIFFSSLYAALSPLLIIAFNSKVNGRLGRGVAVKVAKERATTLANS